One stretch of Jiangella gansuensis DSM 44835 DNA includes these proteins:
- a CDS encoding creatininase family protein has protein sequence MNPIRFELMTRDELAALAPGATVVVPLGSTEQHGPHLPVCTDTAIVSAIAERAATEAARRVSVVVTPALPFGFAHHHLPFGGTVSLRMLTYLDVLTDIGASLHSSGFRRLIFVNGHGGNDAAVRAVGDRLLYEAGLDMHVAGTSYWTCARKELAEMQGDFGGPIPGHAGVFETSCMLALGAEHVCADNLPPPEDSVQPVATLGGSPGAIRRPGIWEISDGRTDDSGSATAGAGATALDGVTRAVARFIVDFHRLAGAE, from the coding sequence GTGAATCCGATCCGGTTCGAGCTCATGACCCGCGATGAACTCGCCGCGCTAGCACCTGGCGCCACGGTGGTGGTACCGCTGGGCTCGACCGAACAGCATGGACCTCACCTGCCCGTCTGCACTGACACCGCGATCGTCTCCGCGATTGCCGAGCGTGCCGCCACTGAGGCGGCCCGGAGGGTATCGGTTGTCGTCACACCGGCGCTGCCTTTCGGATTCGCGCACCACCATCTGCCGTTTGGTGGGACCGTCAGCCTCCGCATGCTCACATATCTGGACGTTCTCACCGACATTGGCGCGAGCCTGCACTCCTCTGGTTTCCGACGGCTCATCTTCGTCAACGGACACGGCGGCAACGACGCGGCCGTCCGTGCCGTGGGGGACCGGCTGCTGTACGAGGCCGGCCTCGACATGCACGTCGCCGGCACGTCCTACTGGACGTGCGCTCGAAAGGAACTCGCTGAAATGCAGGGCGATTTCGGCGGACCGATACCTGGCCATGCAGGTGTTTTCGAGACATCCTGCATGCTCGCCCTCGGAGCCGAACATGTATGCGCCGACAACCTTCCGCCACCGGAAGACTCGGTCCAGCCAGTGGCAACTCTCGGCGGCTCGCCCGGAGCCATCCGCCGGCCAGGAATTTGGGAGATCAGCGACGGTCGCACCGACGACTCCGGAAGTGCCACAGCGGGGGCGGGAGCGACGGCACTTGATGGCGTCACACGCGCCGTAGCGCGGTTCATCGTCGACTTCCACAGGTTGGCGGGCGCCGAGTGA
- a CDS encoding Gfo/Idh/MocA family protein: MTLRIGVAGLGQFGLLHCESYVRAGVWPVAIADADPQRLVSAAERFPSARAYGDASEMIRDADLDGVSIVTPGHTHVDLTLQAVSAGVLVLLEKPIADSAEGADQLLRQCAEGTVLPGHVLRFNPAHREFKRRLDAGAVGRLLAISASRDRENGHRRYGEPDPAFLTQIHDLDLAAWLDGALPHWVSSISDVGTKQRSAVFTNAVSTKGTVWSIRSTWLRERDSHILDRLDAFGTEGSIHLESNGAGTHVWSADSAAVDRWPAEAAPGLGQEVAEFLALLQGSAPCPITLVEGRAAVHMAAAVRASARTGGRRVDLAEL, translated from the coding sequence ATGACGTTACGGATAGGTGTAGCGGGTCTGGGACAATTTGGCCTATTGCATTGTGAGAGTTACGTGCGCGCCGGAGTGTGGCCTGTAGCTATCGCTGACGCTGATCCTCAGCGACTGGTCAGTGCTGCCGAGCGTTTCCCGTCAGCGCGGGCCTACGGCGACGCGTCCGAAATGATCCGAGACGCCGATCTGGATGGCGTGTCAATCGTCACGCCAGGCCACACACACGTTGATCTCACTCTTCAGGCCGTTTCGGCGGGTGTGCTGGTACTACTCGAGAAGCCGATCGCCGACTCGGCCGAAGGAGCAGATCAGCTCCTGCGACAATGCGCCGAGGGCACGGTCCTGCCGGGACATGTCCTGCGGTTCAACCCTGCGCACCGGGAGTTCAAACGTCGGCTCGATGCAGGGGCCGTCGGTCGGTTGCTGGCGATCTCGGCAAGCAGAGACCGGGAGAACGGGCATCGGCGGTACGGCGAACCCGATCCCGCGTTCCTGACCCAGATTCACGATCTCGACCTAGCGGCATGGCTGGATGGAGCGTTGCCGCACTGGGTCTCCTCGATCTCGGACGTTGGCACCAAGCAGAGATCCGCAGTGTTCACCAACGCTGTCTCGACGAAGGGGACGGTGTGGTCGATCCGGTCGACGTGGTTGCGCGAGCGCGATTCGCACATTCTCGATCGGCTCGATGCCTTCGGCACGGAGGGATCGATTCACCTTGAGTCGAACGGCGCGGGCACGCATGTCTGGAGCGCTGATTCGGCCGCTGTCGATCGTTGGCCCGCCGAGGCCGCACCTGGGCTCGGACAGGAGGTCGCTGAGTTTCTCGCCTTGCTGCAGGGGTCGGCGCCATGCCCCATCACCCTCGTCGAAGGGCGTGCGGCGGTACACATGGCGGCGGCGGTCCGAGCGTCCGCGCGAACGGGTGGCCGTCGCGTCGACCTGGCCGAACTGTGA
- a CDS encoding glycosyl hydrolase family 28-related protein — protein MMVAESLTELVGIVSPVDGQAAYLDSYFPIAAYSASARAIGELGGGVFVWRADVPRDQHNGGSVISPTVPGAGDPAVLADYLSGAGETHAGFNGCWVRDLDGALNPTWFGARVDADLDNSASLAALVSAAVASGGRDILFPRGTLQYSQSPNFGYSHMRMIGSGPSNSVLKYTGADKALIIDASEFGPSFIYGLTLADLTVEGNSNAQSLVYCEQAAHMRITDVALREADSATGVALELRGAVACRVENVVCSINEQPMVSRPSKGILLGRLIARPEHFQCSTNTFVDVIIEAATDIGIHLQASDQAMFFGGTSEANLGGKGVVIDDVCRYNSFIGMGCEANALGDFINSGTSTQFINCYSSTSIEMLPSARHAVIEGGMYHRIDIAAGAKFTAARRLAYGYWSADGAGFFDDGNYTSVEGLMDMRAAESPGDPSPWGGNYVSQLGAPTVVAPTSSPHTVTNTSGGTLTVTVAGGTVDSIELARDGAATVVGGGSSGLPGEGTFALAPTDALKITYSATPSVLTIEGQA, from the coding sequence ATGATGGTTGCGGAATCATTGACTGAACTCGTTGGCATCGTGAGCCCGGTGGACGGGCAGGCGGCGTATCTGGACTCCTATTTCCCCATCGCCGCCTACTCCGCCTCCGCGCGAGCAATCGGCGAACTCGGTGGCGGTGTGTTCGTCTGGCGGGCCGACGTGCCTCGCGATCAGCACAATGGGGGTTCGGTGATCAGCCCGACAGTGCCGGGAGCGGGGGACCCGGCGGTCTTGGCCGACTACCTCAGCGGGGCCGGTGAGACGCACGCAGGGTTCAATGGCTGCTGGGTGCGTGATCTTGACGGCGCCCTCAATCCGACCTGGTTTGGCGCGAGGGTTGATGCTGACCTGGACAACTCGGCGTCTTTAGCTGCGCTCGTTTCCGCCGCGGTGGCTTCCGGCGGACGAGACATCCTCTTCCCGCGAGGTACTTTACAGTACTCCCAGTCGCCAAACTTTGGCTACTCGCACATGCGGATGATCGGCTCGGGTCCATCGAATTCAGTCCTCAAGTACACCGGTGCCGACAAGGCCCTCATCATCGATGCGAGTGAGTTCGGTCCATCGTTTATTTATGGCCTAACACTGGCAGACCTGACAGTCGAGGGAAACAGCAACGCCCAATCCCTTGTCTACTGCGAGCAAGCTGCTCACATGCGAATCACTGACGTCGCTCTTCGCGAGGCAGACTCAGCTACAGGAGTAGCGTTGGAACTGCGTGGCGCGGTCGCGTGCCGGGTGGAGAATGTCGTTTGCTCGATCAATGAGCAGCCCATGGTGAGTAGGCCTAGTAAAGGCATCCTGCTCGGACGGTTGATCGCCCGGCCTGAACACTTCCAATGCTCCACGAACACATTCGTCGACGTGATTATCGAAGCGGCTACCGATATCGGGATCCACCTACAAGCATCCGATCAGGCGATGTTCTTTGGTGGCACGAGCGAGGCGAACCTCGGTGGTAAGGGAGTCGTCATCGACGATGTGTGTCGCTACAACAGCTTCATCGGCATGGGTTGTGAAGCGAACGCACTCGGCGACTTCATCAATTCCGGCACCTCAACGCAATTTATCAACTGCTATTCCTCGACCTCGATCGAGATGCTTCCGTCGGCCCGCCATGCCGTGATCGAAGGTGGAATGTATCACCGCATCGACATTGCCGCGGGTGCGAAATTCACGGCGGCCCGTCGGCTTGCGTACGGGTACTGGAGCGCCGATGGTGCGGGATTCTTCGATGACGGCAACTACACCTCCGTCGAGGGCTTGATGGACATGCGGGCCGCAGAATCGCCTGGTGACCCGTCGCCGTGGGGTGGGAACTACGTGTCTCAACTTGGCGCACCAACGGTAGTAGCTCCAACCAGCTCCCCGCACACGGTGACGAACACCTCCGGCGGCACACTCACCGTGACGGTGGCTGGTGGGACGGTGGACTCCATTGAACTAGCACGTGATGGTGCCGCCACTGTGGTCGGCGGCGGCAGTTCCGGACTGCCGGGTGAGGGCACATTTGCGCTTGCGCCGACCGACGCCCTGAAGATCACATACTCGGCAACGCCATCGGTTCTCACGATCGAGGGCCAAGCATAG
- a CDS encoding aminotransferase class V-fold PLP-dependent enzyme, with protein MTSYESLGVRRIINAAAMQTSLGGSLMPAEVLDALARAAGSFVSLDELHDRVGERIARLTRNEGACVVNGAAAGLMLATAACFGDDEDADGRPVHRSEVVVMDAQRNGYLTGVAAAGGRLVGVPAGGRLAECFGLRTACVVLFAGQPWEALAPPLDGLIRAARDAGVPVVVDAADQVPPLSSLWHYTGELGADLVVISGGKGLRGPQSSGLVLGRRDLVARCRELSPPRLGVGRTSKVGKEEIVGLLAAVEHALRSDEDAQLRRYARAANHLHAALTELPNVVVTLTERSHSGQPIPRVLLQIGSSFARDAAVARLWNLDPRIAVLAEGERTIALNPQQLTDDETDHVVRMVFEVLRRGD; from the coding sequence GTGACCAGCTACGAGTCGCTGGGCGTGCGGCGCATCATCAACGCTGCGGCGATGCAGACCAGTCTGGGTGGGTCGCTGATGCCGGCCGAGGTTCTCGACGCGCTGGCGCGTGCGGCGGGCTCGTTCGTGAGTTTGGACGAGCTCCACGACCGGGTTGGCGAGCGCATCGCGCGGCTCACCCGCAACGAGGGTGCGTGCGTCGTCAACGGCGCTGCGGCGGGACTCATGCTCGCCACCGCCGCCTGCTTCGGCGATGACGAGGACGCGGACGGCCGGCCGGTGCACCGCTCGGAGGTCGTCGTCATGGATGCCCAGCGCAACGGCTACCTGACCGGCGTCGCGGCAGCCGGCGGGCGGCTCGTCGGTGTGCCCGCCGGCGGGAGGCTCGCTGAGTGTTTCGGCCTCCGGACGGCGTGCGTCGTCCTCTTCGCAGGTCAGCCGTGGGAGGCCCTTGCTCCCCCGCTCGACGGGCTCATCCGCGCCGCACGCGACGCCGGCGTGCCCGTCGTCGTCGACGCGGCTGACCAGGTGCCGCCGCTATCGTCGCTCTGGCACTACACCGGCGAGCTCGGAGCCGACCTCGTCGTCATCAGCGGTGGCAAGGGTCTGCGTGGTCCGCAGTCGTCCGGTCTCGTCCTCGGGCGGCGCGATCTCGTGGCGCGCTGTCGTGAGCTCTCGCCGCCACGCCTTGGGGTCGGGCGAACGAGCAAGGTCGGTAAGGAGGAGATCGTCGGGCTGCTCGCGGCGGTCGAGCACGCACTGCGCAGCGACGAGGACGCTCAGCTGAGGCGGTACGCGCGGGCCGCGAACCATCTGCATGCCGCCCTTACCGAACTTCCCAATGTAGTGGTGACGCTGACCGAACGCAGCCACAGCGGCCAACCTATCCCCCGCGTCCTCCTCCAGATCGGTTCGAGCTTCGCACGCGACGCCGCCGTCGCACGGCTCTGGAACCTTGACCCGCGCATCGCGGTACTCGCCGAAGGCGAGCGCACGATCGCATTGAACCCCCAGCAGCTAACCGACGACGAGACCGACCACGTAGTACGCATGGTCTTCGAAGTCCTTCGCCGAGGCGACTGA